Within the Cataglyphis hispanica isolate Lineage 1 chromosome 25, ULB_Chis1_1.0, whole genome shotgun sequence genome, the region CCGGGTAATAACAGCGATGTCAATTGAGTATCAGATTCATGTCAATTCTGCTAgtcacaaattttttgttttctgtttatcatattttattttttcacgtatcatgtattataatatgtaatttatatattttataagacatttttctcaagatatattttttatttaaacacgcAAGCATGGAATTcaggtttttattttttattctttaattatctaaaaaatacgACTAGTAAGCATCTCATCTGAATCATAGGTTTGAAGCGTTCTTGGCGCGCAAATGGTCCTCGGAGAAGAGATTCGGCTTGGAGGgttgtgaaattttaattccagCTATGAAACAAGTGATCGACAAGTCCACGGAATTGGGAGTCGAGTCGATTGTCATGGGTATGCCTCATCGTGGTCGTCTCAATGTTCTCGCTAATGTCTGTCGCAAGCCATTGAGCcaaatatttacacaatttgCTGCTCTTGAAGCCGCCGATGATGTAAGCAGTAAAACGAGTGATATTTCTTAATTGTGTAATAGATAGTATTTCGCTAACACATTTTTCTTTGCGCGATCCTTTGAGACtcctaataatgataaaataatttttagggTTCCGGCGATGTGAAATATCACTTGGGTACATACATTGAGCGTCTGAATCGTGTAACGAATAAGAACATTCGTCTTGCCGTGGTTGCGAATCCATCGCACTTGGAGGCTGTAGATCCAGTAGTTCAAGGCAAAACACGCGCAGAGCAATTCTATCGTGGCGATGGCGAAGGCAAAAAAgtaaatacttattattataaaaattttacaattttttacatatagtttttacatataacaaagattttttataaaaaattaaggtaATAAggttaattataaagattgtttataaataggttgaaaattacgtttttttttccaattacaaaaattacattttatataattagatatcaagtggatctaaatttaaaaaaatttgtcatctTATGAGATTTAAACCAATTAAATTActgataaagtaaaaatttaattatataaaacaaataagacATTAATtggatatttaattgtatagcctaattctataattttattgaataaaaaaatcattttgacgaatataataatattttatgtatgttcCAGGTTATGTCCATTCTTCTTCACGGAGATGCAGCATTCTGCGGTCAGGGCATTGTCTTCGAGACAATGCATCTCTCTGACTTGCCTGATTACACCACTCACGGTACTATACACATTGTCGTGAATAATCAAATTGGATTCACCACGGACCCAAGGCATTCGCGATCATCTCCGTATTGTACTGGTTAGTACTTACGAAGccttaagttttattttttaatgatattacaaacaaacttatgtttttttatgttatcagACGTAGCCCGAGTGGTGAACGCGCCCATCTTCCACGTGAATTCTGATGATCCAGAAGCCGTAATGCATGTATGCAAGGTAGCGGCAGAATGGAGAGCCACTTTCCACAAGGACGTTGTGATCGACTTGGTATCCTATAGACGTAACGGTCACAACGAAATCGACGAGCCGATGTTCACGCAACCTCTGATGTACCGCAAAATCAAGAAAACTCCGCCAGTTCTCGACAAATATTCCACTAGTCTCATCAATGATGGTGTTGTTACCCCCGAAGAAGTTAAGGTACGCAAGTTATAcgcataaaatgtattttatatgactgcttttatataaaaaatttctatttgttaTAGGATGTCAAAGATAAATACGAAAAGATTTGTGAAGAAGCATATAACAACGCCAGACAGGAAACACACATCAAGTACAAGGATTGGTTGGATTCGCCATGGTCCGGTTTCTTCGAAGGAAAGGATCCGTTGAAGGTCTCTCCTACTGGTATCAAAGAAGATACACTCGTACACATTGGCAAAAAATTCTCATTGCCACCGCCGAATGCCGCTGAGTTTGTCATTCACAAAGGTAAACAGAATGAAgttagaaaatatgaaatgaatAACAAGAGATattagaagaaagaaataaattaaaattatatgaacacataaaaatacatttaagcgaaaattatatttaaataaatttaaaaattgtgttaatttaatttgaatttaatacttttacagGTATCGAGCGTATTTTGAAAGCTCGCATGGAAATGATCGAGGCTAGAACTGTCGATTGGGCTCTCGGCGAAGCTATGGCTTTCGGATCTCTTCTCAAAGAAGGCATTCACGTCCGTTTGTCAGGTCAAGATGTGGAGAGAGGCACATTCTCGCACAGGCATCACGTGTTACATCATCAAACTGTCGACAAAGCAACTTACAGACCGCTTTGTTATCTGTATCCCGATCAGGCACCTTACACAGTGTGCAACAGCTCTTTATCCGAATTCGGCGTTCTTGGTAAgacttttaattaacaatgcaATTATTGTTgcactatataatttttactcgtATATTAAAGTAATCTTATCATAATCATAGGATTTGAGTTGGGCTATTCTATGACAAATCCTAATGCATTGGTATGCTGGGAAGCTCAATTCGGAGATTTCAATAATACGGCGCAATGTATAATCGATCAATTTATCAGCAGCGGTCAAGCCAAGTGGGTTAGGCAATCCGGTTTGGTCATGTTGCAACCTCACGGTCTCGAAGGAATggtaaataaactaaattaagcttgtgaataaaattgttttcacaatttgtcaattttatttggcttttcatttttctgcCATAGGGTCCTGAGCACTCCAGTGCTCGTCTGGAGCGTTTCCTTCAGATGTCCGCCGATGATCCGGATTACTTTCCGCCAGAAAGCGAAGAATTTGCCGTACGTCAGTTGCACGACATCAACTGGATCGTCGCCAATTGCAGTACGCCGGCTAACTACTTTCACATCCTGAGACGGCAAATTGCGCTGCCATTTAGAAAACCGTTGATCCTAATGACGCCAAAGTCGTTGCTTCGTCATCCGGAAGCCAAATCTAATTTTGACTTGATGTTAGAAGACACGCAGTTCCTCAGAGTAATACCGGAAGAGGGTATAGCAGCACAGAATCCTAACAACGTTAAGAGGCTACTGTTCTGCTCTGGAAAGGTTTATTACGATCTAAAGAAAGCTCGCGCTGAACGGCAATTAGACGATAAGATTGCGATCGCTAGAATGGAACAGGTCAGTTGCTATTTTTggaataagtttaaaaaaatcgaatatcttttttaatcataataaaaattacaatattttgaagatattttaattaatttattttgattctatAGATTTCGCCTTTCCCATACGATCTCGTCAAGAAGGAGGCTGCAAAATATCCCAATGCAGAATTGGTTTGGGCTCAAGAGGAACATAAGAATCAAGGCGCTTGGACCTACGTACAACCGAGATTCCACACGGCGCTCAATGGCACGCCTTGCGTAATGTAAGTgccgaaataataaaatcgatataattgtGGAATGTACAAGTaagatgtatatgtatgaatgCACTTACATATTCACTGTGTGTTATACTATGttgcgtttctttttttttctttctttccttgttTCTTGTATCTTGTTCACACGGcccacattttttatttattttatcgcgacaAAGCAAAGTATACTGACGCGacatgtcaaaattttatatcaaaaatttcaaattttattatgttatacgTATTCAAagtattatgtgtatatgcaatttttatcgcaataaGTTGTCATAAGTTATACAAGCGAACTTctactttttttgtttctatctATTTCACGAAGATGAAGTAAAGAATTTGGGCCGTGTGTTGCAGTGGTGCATCAGAAACGAGTGAAAGTAATCGAGGATGGTTAGCTGATTTGTTTTCCTCAAACAAATCGACAAAATCCACAATTGTGTCAGAGCAGTCAACGGAACCTACTGAATCAAAGCAGAGAACAGTAAGGTAACGtcaatgaaataatgaaaaattatgattgttttcatatataataaaaaattatgaatagtTTTTCTGTGCATTTGGTAAATGTAAACCAtatagaaaatgattttacctcatatctcaaaaatatatttattttaaaaatatataattaaattaattaaaaaaacaatgtgtatttatattaatcatacaagagtgtgtaattaattatggtaatatttaattgaatttctcAAAGATTAGAAGCAATTTTTGCATCGGTAGGGATCGTTGAcctaattattgttaatagtTATAAgttgctttttaaaaatatacactgTACGTAAAAATTGACACTgtgaatatgaaaatattaatgtttcagCTATGCTGGACGTCCCACAGCAGCGTCACCCGCAACTGGCAGCAAAATGCAACATCTCAAGGAACTTAAACAATTAGTTGACGACTCTCTCAGTTTTTAATGATCCTTTTTAGCGCTACGTGTAGAAAActgaagatttatttatttttctcatatcttATTGTATCTATTACGATATCATTGTGTCCTGCTCGTCGCATAACATACAACAGAGATTATACCATAGtcatttaaacaattttttcgtaaTGGTGTCTCTTACATTTAAGTTGCACATGCGCACAAATGTATCGTGTTTGTCCAAAATGCAATGTTTGTTTTTCTGTCATCGACTTACACAAcatatgaagaaaataaacttAGTTAAGTATGATAGCCTTCGGTTACTActattcaatttaattgattgttaGTTTACATCTTTTAGCTATTTATCACTACTGACTTGCAATAAGCAATTCATCTATatatgcatttcttttttttatttatatttatattaaagtttgtacacttttttcttaatagaGAACTCGATTATACATGTAAGTTTGGAAGATGCGCGTGATTGGAatcgagaatttttatatatcttagtcaattttacagatatatttgtaaaaatatttctcagtgAAACACTTGCTAATCGaatgatttataatctatatgaACATGAAACATTTGTGCGCCAGTCATTTTctgtatttcattttatttgtattttattttgaattaatcttTTGTGAAATCGATAAGATAAcagaaaaagtattattaatttatataatgttacgcAGTGCGTACATTTTAATGTATAGCAATTATTCTGAAGTACACTTTGGAGAGAAAACTGTCCATGGTAAaggattttgaaatatatggcaatttttttttcttttattaatttatgccaTAGGATGGTTGCCAATtactttaactttttttattcttactgtattcttataaaaagttaaataattggCGGTTTAGCAACGCGTTTTCAACGCAGATGTGTGACGTAGCACTATTTCACGAATTGTATATTTCGCAGTTTCGGTTGCACTAACGCgacattaaattgaaaaatatttcaattaatgtttaagtttaaaaaaaaaaacaatattatgacCGAAGCCTTTAGTGCTACCCCATGGACAGTATCAATGAATATTTCAACTCGATAAGGAGTGTTGAGAGTAGAAGACAAATTAGTAATACTTAACACACatctagaattaattttaataataataatttagccGATGCATCCGTGGCTCGTATGATCCGCTGTGCgaagatatgtatatgcacggtatttatattcttctatCTGTACTATTTAAAGATGAGACACGAAGAAATCTTAAGAAGTATCATACACCttattaattgaaacaaaGTATTGTATATGTCacaatatttactttatatccGCAACAGATGAATCAGTCTTATTTTGCTTGATGCATATGAAACAATAGTTATATGATATCTCACGATCTAgcacgatattattatttagacaaCCCAATGAAAGCTGCAGTATCTACAGTTATACTTGTTCCTACttgttatatcattatatgcgTTTATAACGCTAGCGTTAATACGAGAGCTGAATATTAAACAGAAACAGATTTCCCTCAAGTATCTGACACTTTAAAATTTGGTTTAACAAAAACCGTTGATATTACTCCCGATATTGTAGCATCTTATTACtgattgaattaaattgtCTCACGTATCTGATGCTTATATATTTCCCTTCATAATACTTacaatatgcacatatatgtaaCAGTTCGTTGAAAAAtagttagaaaataatatataattatttctgttattgcatactttttttgtgATATGTGAGGTTGGATAATAggtttgatatttaaattttcatccaCAAGTTaggcaataattatatttaattatatatgaaattaattaaaaattttcaaacttgggaagaaagatttttcttgattCTGACTTGAATTAATCTCGGGGAAAGAAAGGTAAAATgagataagaaatattttgtgaaaattaatttttcattgtgcataacgttaaaaatataatacagtgTGTAAATAGatcgtcaaaaaataaatacatcgaGATGCAGAGAGGAAAGAGTAAGCTCTTAGTGCAGgctagcaaaaaatattaatctcgaGTAAAATAAGACTGTAAGCCCCGCGTACTAACgatgtgttttaaaataactattattaacTACGCTTAAAAATACATGGCATTGTTTTATCCGGCAAGCATGAATGTCGAGTGCAATTTATCAATTAGCgcttttatagattttaacgTATATGCACTTAATAAGCTCgcttctctaaaaaatataatccaatTGCTAAACACGCGCAATCTCAGTTAAAAGAGATTTTGTTCGACATTCGTTCTCACGCGTAATTCGTTTATTgcgtaatacaataaataaaatatggatttatttaacataaataaatggtAGTACATTTATAGCGTCAGTTCGGCTTTTAATAATCGGTCTGTCCCAGCACACTGTACATGATCCTCTTGAAGCTATTACTTTGATGAATCTTCTCGCCTTCGTCGTCGAGCACGTTCatctgaaaattgaattattcagAGCCGCTTTATGTTTTCGACCTGTAAATATGCGTTATAAATGAgctaaagtttaatttatgctATGCCCAAGACGATTCTTATCTCGTAAGACGGCATGCATGATTGTAGCAACTTAACGTGCTTTacacaagagaaaaagagaaaaaaccaTGGCAATAGTATAGCATAGTGAAATAGCACATCTATcctatgaattaatttttctatgcaGAAGcactttatgcaaaaataatagaaaatgcaCGTACAAGtttctgcaaaaattttaatagtcgTTGATGAGATCCTTAACAAAAGGGAGGGGAAAGGGACGTCTATATCCACCCTTAACGAAACAGAGGCCGAAAATTAGATTAGTTACATCTCCGACCCTAATGATTAAATGACAGATCCGCAtggcaattaaatttaatatatatatgatgataatgtatattaatatgaaataatgtgTCTTTAAATAATCGAACGATTATTCGATATGAgatctttctgcaaatttgaaaagatgagtatatctaatttatcatGATCTCCCAATGGTGAAATACAGCGACCGATTATTACTGGGAGATGGTTTGGCACGAAGTTTTGGtagacaaaaaagaaagaagcacAAGTAGCCTCGTGCCAAGTCACTTATATAATTCAGTAGTGCCGTTTTGTCGTCCGACTATGTTCGacaacataaaatatacgagaccggtcaataagttttttttggTAAACAAACGGCAATAATGATAaacgcataaataattaaaaattgattaagcCATTTTAACggcatgtttaaaaaaaaaatttttagatattttataatatgcgtttttttatgagatgaatgataataatacaatagagAATCAAAGAGAGAATCTTAAGTTTAGAGAATATAGTTTATGTAGCATTTCATAACATTCTTGCATAGAATTCATGCAATAACATGCAAATGAGAAATGCAATTTCTATTGTATTTTAGCctgataaattttctctaaaattgtgtattttaaattaatcaaaccaAAACGAAAATACGCGGATACTCACGTATGCAGGACTTTTCGGTGGAGTCTGGTATATCTGTTCAACAAATGTCATATCGTTTAACACAATTCTGATCCCTCACCAcacgtttaaatatatttaacatcgcaaaaataagaatttataaaaaataagacattgttgaaaagaaaaaaacatcggTTTTGGATTAGGTGTATGATTTTGTCGCTTGAAAAtgacgaaagaaaaagaatgtaCCTTGTTCGATTTCTGCGGTGTGAAGACGCCGGTGCGAGCCGGTTGCCTGACCTCCTGCACCTGGTCCCCGTGTTCCTCCTCCTGTAGAGCCTTGTACGCCTCGCTCTTACTCGGGTCGTATTTCACCGGCTTCTTCAGGCTGCACGTATCGCATGTGTACACAGggatgatttttaattttgctttcgttctttctttcgctttagcgacttttatctttctctctatctggATCGGTTAGCAGCGGCCAGGGTTACTATTTGCCAATTGATATTATGCGTTCAcgtatttttgctttaatttgtTCGAGAGCGACTTTCAGACGCGTCCTCCAGTCGAGTTCAGAAAGCGGTAATTCTTCATCGTGCAAATTCTACGTACATATTCAATCAGGAAGAACGCGTTCGTTggacattttgaaaattatgtttttcgtcaaaaaaatatttaaaaaaagatagattaaGAAAAgacgatattttttcttattgtcaAGATCCGAtaaaatccaaaaaaaaagTCGCAGATTTCtgaaaaacttattttctGACACTCGATTCTCTAATACACTTATGTataggataaaaaataaaataacatattaagaagaaaagatGATATAAAGATTCTCAGActgtcttaatttttaatattaaatctacgaccacaaaataatatatcacataatataaaatttaaaaagatgtttaaaaaatatatttttaaaaacgtaaTTTTCGAAAGTCGTCTCGAGCTATTCATGCACGGTATCTACGATACAAGCATTCAAACATTCATTGAgtaaattagtaaatattcttacgtatttttttaactactatattgtttattatttactacTCTACCGCATGCAAAAATTCATTCACtatcgctaaaaaaaaaaagctttttgcGCGGATTCGCGAAAGCAGTGGCGAAATTCTCAATTTCGCCTAAATAACGCGCCTATAACTTTCACTATGCAATATGAACGACAAGCtaatttgaaataacaatCGCACATTGTTTCAAGGAATTGGAACTCAATGGCCACGTTCACTATGTCGCAATTCAATcggcaataaaattaattaaagtaattattaatacataatcgagcaaaatattattaatatccgtaaaaaaatacatgccgtttaaaaaaaaatgatcaaataatttaatttacagataGACAGTACTATGAATATCGAActgtaaatttaatgattacctagaatatttttctaacaatttttcactttaattattttcctatatttttattttatttcctatttCCATTCCTcctatttctatatattattttctattaatcaattattaatttttctcattaaaatctcataaaattctcataaaatCCTTTATGgtaaatttcttaaacaatttaggaataatttatttaataatctaatgtatatgtaattaaacttatacagtttaatataattttaaactgtaTACTCGGTAAAATAAAGGAACGTGCCCAATGAATTACGTGAAAATCAGAAAACTCTGCCGTCGTAAATCCGACGTGTGAGAAGCATCGGAAAACGTCTCGAACGTCTCtcgacaatttttaatttggctTATTGAATTGCGGCCAGACGTTCTTCGAGGAGGCGGCCTTGGCCTGCTCCTTCAAGATTTTCGCTTGCTCCTGTATTTCCTGTTTCTGTTTCAGGAAGGAAAAGTCTATGAAAATGCTGGAAAACAAACAAACCGCTACGTAAGTAATCAATCATTAGGAGAATCCGAGAGCCGTataggaaaaagaaaggagccagtcctttttcttttgaacgATGGAAGAACGACGACCGCGCAATCTCGAACGAAGTAAGTCCGATTTAATTCTCCAATTGATGATTTTTCCCGAATTAGTGTTtgtgaaaatatcaaaaaagataatgtttttttctcattcgCATTTCGTAAATCTGTAGAATCTCAGAGCATTATATCTGAaaatgattgttttttttcgtgaacattatatttaattatacgactatataaaaaatcaatgaatagaaattgataaaaattcatatatatatagatgaaaattatatattcttctgatatttaaaaatttctatcaattcctttaaaaatttcaaattaaactcTGATTTTccggaaaatatttccaagAGTAAATTCATATCAATTTCTTTCACCCATTTTTTAC harbors:
- the LOC126858422 gene encoding 2-oxoglutarate dehydrogenase complex component E1 isoform X2 encodes the protein MYKARTVFSTLAPLAPRICGPERYASWIVRSHPLTRTSQVIFTESARKYNSRAATEPFLNGSSSSYVEEMYNAWLQDPHSVHVSWDSFFRNSTAGVAPGLAYQAPPCLAPSHNQVPLGALLPLSGGTQLGQAPVNEKIIDDHLAVQAIIRSYQIRGHHIAKLDPLGINSADLDDRHPQELLYTHYSFEESDMDRVFKLPSTTFIGGKEKSLPLREILKRLEATYCGHIGVEFMFINSLEQCNWIRQKMETPGIMEVTNDEKRLILARLTRATGFEAFLARKWSSEKRFGLEGCEILIPAMKQVIDKSTELGVESIVMGMPHRGRLNVLANVCRKPLSQIFTQFAALEAADDGSGDVKYHLGTYIERLNRVTNKNIRLAVVANPSHLEAVDPVVQGKTRAEQFYRGDGEGKKVMSILLHGDAAFCGQGIVFETMHLSDLPDYTTHGTIHIVVNNQIGFTTDPRHSRSSPYCTDVARVVNAPIFHVNSDDPEAVMHVCKVAAEWRATFHKDVVIDLVSYRRNGHNEIDEPMFTQPLMYRKIKKTPPVLDKYSTSLINDGVVTPEEVKDVKDKYEKICEEAYNNARQETHIKYKDWLDSPWSGFFEGKDPLKVSPTGIKEDTLVHIGKKFSLPPPNAAEFVIHKGIERILKARMEMIEARTVDWALGEAMAFGSLLKEGIHVRLSGQDVERGTFSHRHHVLHHQTVDKATYRPLCYLYPDQAPYTVCNSSLSEFGVLGFELGYSMTNPNALVCWEAQFGDFNNTAQCIIDQFISSGQAKWVRQSGLVMLQPHGLEGMGPEHSSARLERFLQMSADDPDYFPPESEEFAVRQLHDINWIVANCSTPANYFHILRRQIALPFRKPLILMTPKSLLRHPEAKSNFDLMLEDTQFLRVIPEEGIAAQNPNNVKRLLFCSGKVYYDLKKARAERQLDDKIAIARMEQISPFPYDLVKKEAAKYPNAELVWAQEEHKNQGAWTYVQPRFHTALNGTPCVIGASETSESNRGWLADLFSSNKSTKSTIVSEQSTEPTESKQRTVSYAGRPTAASPATGSKMQHLKELKQLVDDSLSF
- the LOC126858422 gene encoding 2-oxoglutarate dehydrogenase complex component E1 isoform X5; this translates as MQLARGRQNKCCVNTCLIRGHHIAKLDPLGINSADLDDRHPQELLYTHYSFEESDMDRVFKLPSTTFIGGKEKSLPLREILKRLEATYCGHIGVEFMFINSLEQCNWIRQKMETPGIMEVTNDEKRLILARLTRATGFEAFLARKWSSEKRFGLEGCEILIPAMKQVIDKSTELGVESIVMGMPHRGRLNVLANVCRKPLSQIFTQFAALEAADDGSGDVKYHLGTYIERLNRVTNKNIRLAVVANPSHLEAVDPVVQGKTRAEQFYRGDGEGKKVMSILLHGDAAFCGQGIVFETMHLSDLPDYTTHGTIHIVVNNQIGFTTDPRHSRSSPYCTDVARVVNAPIFHVNSDDPEAVMHVCKVAAEWRATFHKDVVIDLVSYRRNGHNEIDEPMFTQPLMYRKIKKTPPVLDKYSTSLINDGVVTPEEVKDVKDKYEKICEEAYNNARQETHIKYKDWLDSPWSGFFEGKDPLKVSPTGIKEDTLVHIGKKFSLPPPNAAEFVIHKGIERILKARMEMIEARTVDWALGEAMAFGSLLKEGIHVRLSGQDVERGTFSHRHHVLHHQTVDKATYRPLCYLYPDQAPYTVCNSSLSEFGVLGFELGYSMTNPNALVCWEAQFGDFNNTAQCIIDQFISSGQAKWVRQSGLVMLQPHGLEGMGPEHSSARLERFLQMSADDPDYFPPESEEFAVRQLHDINWIVANCSTPANYFHILRRQIALPFRKPLILMTPKSLLRHPEAKSNFDLMLEDTQFLRVIPEEGIAAQNPNNVKRLLFCSGKVYYDLKKARAERQLDDKIAIARMEQISPFPYDLVKKEAAKYPNAELVWAQEEHKNQGAWTYVQPRFHTALNGTPCVIGASETSESNRGWLADLFSSNKSTKSTIVSEQSTEPTESKQRTVSYAGRPTAASPATGSKMQHLKELKQLVDDSLSF
- the LOC126858422 gene encoding 2-oxoglutarate dehydrogenase complex component E1 isoform X1 produces the protein MYKARTVFSTLAPLAPRICGPERYASWIVRSHPLTRTSQVIFTESARKYNSRAATEPFLNGSSSSYVEEMYNAWLQDPHSVHVSWDSFFRNSTAGVAPGLAYQAPPCLAPSHNQVPLGALLPLSGGTQLGQAPVNEKIIDDHLAVQAIIRSYQARGHLVADLDPLGIMQTDLIHTHYAARKGSPEQVLRQYMLEESDMDRVFKLPSTTFIGGKEKSLPLREILKRLEATYCGHIGVEFMFINSLEQCNWIRQKMETPGIMEVTNDEKRLILARLTRATGFEAFLARKWSSEKRFGLEGCEILIPAMKQVIDKSTELGVESIVMGMPHRGRLNVLANVCRKPLSQIFTQFAALEAADDGSGDVKYHLGTYIERLNRVTNKNIRLAVVANPSHLEAVDPVVQGKTRAEQFYRGDGEGKKVMSILLHGDAAFCGQGIVFETMHLSDLPDYTTHGTIHIVVNNQIGFTTDPRHSRSSPYCTDVARVVNAPIFHVNSDDPEAVMHVCKVAAEWRATFHKDVVIDLVSYRRNGHNEIDEPMFTQPLMYRKIKKTPPVLDKYSTSLINDGVVTPEEVKDVKDKYEKICEEAYNNARQETHIKYKDWLDSPWSGFFEGKDPLKVSPTGIKEDTLVHIGKKFSLPPPNAAEFVIHKGIERILKARMEMIEARTVDWALGEAMAFGSLLKEGIHVRLSGQDVERGTFSHRHHVLHHQTVDKATYRPLCYLYPDQAPYTVCNSSLSEFGVLGFELGYSMTNPNALVCWEAQFGDFNNTAQCIIDQFISSGQAKWVRQSGLVMLQPHGLEGMGPEHSSARLERFLQMSADDPDYFPPESEEFAVRQLHDINWIVANCSTPANYFHILRRQIALPFRKPLILMTPKSLLRHPEAKSNFDLMLEDTQFLRVIPEEGIAAQNPNNVKRLLFCSGKVYYDLKKARAERQLDDKIAIARMEQISPFPYDLVKKEAAKYPNAELVWAQEEHKNQGAWTYVQPRFHTALNGTPCVIGASETSESNRGWLADLFSSNKSTKSTIVSEQSTEPTESKQRTVSYAGRPTAASPATGSKMQHLKELKQLVDDSLSF
- the LOC126858422 gene encoding 2-oxoglutarate dehydrogenase complex component E1 isoform X3; translated protein: MYKARTVFSTLAPLAPRICGPERYASWIVRSHPLTRTSQVIFTESARKYNSRAATEPFLNGSSSSYVEEMYNAWLQDPHSVHVSWDSFFRNSTAGVAPGLAYQAPPCLAPSHNQVPLGALLPLSGGTQLGQAPVNEKIIDDHLAVQAIIRSYQARGHLVADLDPLGIMQTDLIHTHYAARKGSPEQVLRQYMLEESDMDRVFKLPSTTFIGGKEKSLPLREILKRLEATYCGHIGVEFMFINSLEQCNWIRQKMETPGIMEVTNDEKRLILARLTRATGFEAFLARKWSSEKRFGLEGCEILIPAMKQVIDKSTELGVESIVMGMPHRGRLNVLANVCRKPLSQIFTQFAALEAADDGSGDVKYHLGTYIERLNRVTNKNIRLAVVANPSHLEAVDPVVQGKTRAEQFYRGDGEGKKVMSILLHGDAAFCGQGIVFETMHLSDLPDYTTHGTIHIVVNNQIGFTTDPRHSRSSPYCTDVARVVNAPIFHVNSDDPEAVMHVCKVAAEWRATFHKDVVIDLVSYRRNGHNEIDEPMFTQPLMYRKIKKTPPVLDKYSTSLINDGVVTPEEVKDVKDKYEKICEEAYNNARQETHIKYKDWLDSPWSGFFEGKDPLKVSPTGIKEDTLVHIGKKFSLPPPNAAEFVIHKGIERILKARMEMIEARTVDWALGEAMAFGSLLKEGIHVRLSGQDVERGTFSHRHHVLHHQTVDKATYRPLCYLYPDQAPYTVCNSSLSEFGVLGFELGYSMTNPNALVCWEAQFGDFNNTAQCIIDQFISSGQAKWVRQSGLVMLQPHGLEGMGPEHSSARLERFLQMSADDPDYFPPESEEFAVRQLHDINWIVANCSTPANYFHILRRQIALPFRKPLILMTPKSLLRHPEAKSNFDLMLEDTQFLRVIPEEGIAAQNPNNVKRLLFCSGKVYYDLKKARAERQLDDKIAIARMEQISPFPYDLVKKEAAKYPNAELVWAQEEHKNQGAWTYVQPRFHTALNGTPCVIYAGRPTAASPATGSKMQHLKELKQLVDDSLSF